CGCTCTACAAAGTCTCAGCACCCGCATCGCGGCCCTAGAGTCATCACAGGGTGAGTTGAGCACGATGGCCGAGGCGATAAGGGCCTTCGGCGACACCCAACGCATGCTTGCCGACGTGCTGCGGCACTACGGCACCGCAATGAGAGACACGGCCGAGGACACCAACCAACGCATCCGCGCACTCGAAGCATCCACCGCCGAGCTCAAGACGCTTCTTGCGCAGAAGCTCGGTAGCTGACCCCGTCATCCGGCATCGACATGCCGCGCTAGAAAATCCAGCACAGCCGCGGCAAAAATGTCGTTGCGATCGCCGGCGACCATATGGCCGGCGCCGCCTACGTCGGTGAACTCAACCTGCGGAAACCGCAACAGAAACTGATCCGCGCTCTCCTGGCGGACCAGATCACTCATGCGCCCGCGAACGAGAAGCATCGGCACGCCGTCACGCAGGATCGCCGCGACGGCCGCGTGCATCCGGTCGGCATCGGTGACCTCGATGGGGGGAAACGCCGCGGTACCACTGATGAACTGCGGATCCCAGTGCCAATACCAGCGATCACCGCGGCGGCGCAGGTTGGTGACCAAGCCATCCAGATCAGCGGGCCGGGGCCGATGCGGGTTGTACTCGGCGATCATGTCAGCGACCTCGTCCAGCGAGCCGAACCCCGATTCCACCCGTTCGGCCATGAACGCGTGGATCCTGGTCGCCCCGGATGGGTCCATGTTCGGCACGATGTCCACCAGAACCACCGCGCTGGCAACGCCCGGCGCCAGCTCCCCCGCCAGAAGCATCGTGGTGAACCCACCCAGGGAGGCGCCCACCAACGCCGGCCGCGCAGGCAGGTTGCCCAGCACTTCTAGGACATCGCCGGCGAAGCTGGCCACCCGATAGTCGCCATCGCTCGACCAGTCGGATTCGCCATGACCGCGCAAGTCGATCGTGACCGCTTGCCAGCCACGCTCAGCGACGGCGGCAGCGGCCCGGCCCCATGAGCGTCGGGTCTGCCCACCGCCGTGCAAGAACACCACGGCGCGCGCTCGAGGATCTCCCAACCGGTCCGCGACGATACGGACGCCGCCCGGCCCGTGGACCGAGAAGGATTCAGGTGCCATGGATATCAGGCGCCATCGAGGTCCATCAGGAAATCCTAAAACCAACTGACGGCGGACCGGCGCCAGCTCGGGGGTGGCCGCCGCGATAGCCGCGCACTCCGAGTCGAACGTGGGCCGGTCGACGCTCGTCCAAACGCATGCAGAAGCTAGCGTTGCATCGCGACAGATATCGATATATCGTTTTGCATCGCCGAGCTGTTCACCCGCGCTCCGCGGTCAAGACGAGAGGTGCAATCAAAATGGATCTCGACCGGATCCCCCATCCGCTGAGGTTGGCCAGAGGCTCCCATCAGCCAGGATCAGGCAAGGGGTGTGCAATGAACGCCATCTCCTACATCAACGGCGACGCGCAGATCACCGACTTCCCCCGGTGCTCCGCCCGCCCGCTGGCCGCGTTGGTCCAATCGTGCAACGACCTGCTGGCCGGCCCCAGTGGGTACCTCTCGCCCGAGGACAGCGTGCTCGTCCTCGAACTCGGCTGGCAGACCGTGGGAACTGCAGACGTTTCGAACGCCGTGATCCACGCCTGGGTGGGCGAGTTGCTGACCAGCCCGACTTGGGGGCTTGTTCGATTCGCCACACTCACGACGATCAAAGCGATCCTCGACATCGCCGAGTTGCACCGCAACGCCGCATCGAGCGACATGGCGCCCTGGGCGGCTTGGGGTGCCGCTGGCCAGGCCGCACACGCCGCCGCACGCACAATCAACCCGGCTTTGAACCCCTCCGGACTGCATGCCATCCAAACCGCATACCAGTCAACCGCCCTCGCGGATACCCATTACCGGGCAGCGCTTGACGCCGTGACCGCTAGCGCCCTGCGCGCCTACGCAATGGCAGCCAACGGTACCGCGGCCACTCGCGTCGTGGAACTGAGCCGCCACGCGATCCACTCATGGCGTCGCCTGGCCGGAGCTGACCGATCCAGCGACATCGGCCCGGCACTGGTCGACGACGGCCCACAACGCATACCCGTGCCGGCGTGAGGCGCACCCGTAAGCGCGACGCACTCGCAGCCACCGGCTGGCGCCGGGTTCTTCAGGTTCACTTCAACTTCGCTGGTTAGCGTCTCAACGTGCGCGGATGGATTGCAGACAGCGAATGAGCGACCCAACGTCCGTTGCGTTCTTTACGCATGACGGCCTGGTCGTCGGCGGTTCCGGCCCCTACGGCAGGCGACCCGGTCGGTAGCGCGGTGCACGCCCATGTCGAACGCCACGAGGTACTTCCGCGGCGAACGTCGCAAGCGCTGGACCTACTGAACTTCTCGTTGGGCGGTGTCCGTGAGGGGCTAGGCCCCTACCTCTCGATATACCTTCTGCTGACTCATCATTGGGACCAGGCCTCGATCGGGTTCGTCTTGATGGTGTTCACGGCCACCGGAATCATCGCTCAAACCCCGATTGGCGCCTTGGTCGATAGAACACCCGCAAAGCGAGCGATGCTTGTCACCGGCGCAGTGGCAATCACCGTTGCCGCGGTGGCGATGCCGCTGGTGCCCGGCATCTACAAAACCTCGTTCCTGCAGGCGGTTACCGGAATCAGCTGCGCCATTTTCACCCCAACGTTAGCGGCGATCACGCTGGGCGTCGTCGGCCCGCGGCTCTTCGCCAGGCGGATCGGGCGCAATGAGTCGTTCAACCACGCCGGTAATGCGTCGGCCGCCGTCGTTGCGGGCGGACTCGCCTACTTTCTTGGCCCCGTGGTGGTGTTCTGGCTATTGGCTGGGGTGGCCGCGACCGCGGTGGTTGCCACGCTGCGCATCCCGCGTGAAGCAATCGATCACGAGGTTGCGCGCGGCTTGCCCACGGCACCCGAACAACAGCACAACCAGCCGTTCCGATTCACGGTGCTGCTGCACAACCGCAGGCTGACAATCTTCGCGGTGGCAATCGTGGTGTTTCACTTCGCCAACGCCGCCATGCTGCCGCTGGTTGGTCAGCAGCTTGGGTTGCACAACAAGCAGCTCGGCACCACGCTGATGGCAGCCTCCATCGTCGCGGCGCAAGCGGTCATGGTGCCGGTGGCCTATCTCACCGGGATCAAGGCCGACACCTGGGGACGCAAACCGATCTTCCTGGCCGCCTTCGCCGTGTTGACCTGCCGCGGATTCTTCGACTCGCTGTCAGACAACTCCTACTGGCTTGTCGGTATGCAGCTACTCGACGGTGTTGGAGCGGGCATCTTCGGGGCCTTGTTTCCACTGGTCGTCGCCGACGTCACCCGCGGAACCGGCCGCTACAACGTCAGCCTCGGAGCGATCATTACCGCGTGGGGCCTCGGGGCGTCACTATCGAACTTGGTCGCCGGCTGGATCGTCGTCGCCTTCGGCTACCACGCGGCGTTCATGTCGCTGGGCACCATTGCCGGCGCCGGCTTCGTGTTCTACCTCATCGCGATGCCGGAAACAGGTGGGCTCATCGAGACGCCCACCCGGCCGTTTTCGTCACCGGGGGCGTCGACGAAGGTCGACCAGCACCATCGACACCAGATCGAAGCGCCCGTGTATGGCTCCTGCCGTGGTGACGAGGCTCTTGGCCCGCATAAACCAGCCACGGAACAGCCCGACACCGCCTGCCAGCTCGGCTGCACTGACTGCAGCCGCACGGCGCAGCTGGCCACGCGATCCTTGGCAGCCCCCTCAGGTGATTGCCAGGAAGAAGTCTGGACGAGATCGTTGCATCGCGATAGTAAACGATATATCGTTCCGAATGGAAAGAACGCTGACCCAGATCAGAATCGGAGAGACGACATGACCGAACCACAGGCACCCGGCGCGCGGGGGCGCGGGCGAGCGAAGCAAGAGCACACAGATGAGATCACCGACCCCCTGATGCCCGACGCCCCCGTCGGCGATGGTGGCGACGATCCAGTCGAACTCGAAGCCGTTCCCCAGCACCGGCTTGCACGGCAACAAGCACGGTCGAAACACGACGTATCGGACTCTGACGACATCGGCCTTTACCCGGGCGATCGTCAACTCGACTGGGACCACGACGACGAGGCTGAGCTACCCGCGTACGACGAGGAGTCCGAATTCGACGCCGACTACGACGACGAGTCCGATTTGGACTTTGGCTTTGGCCCCGGTGGAGGTCCTGGCCACCATCCGGGCCCCGGCCACGGGCCGGGCCCCAGACTCGCCCCCGGCCCCAAACACGGCCCCGGCCATCACCCAGGACCGCCCCACGAACATGGCCCCGGCGCAAAGAAAGCACCCGGCAAGAAAGCACCCGGCAAGAAAGCACCCGGCAAGAAGGCACCCGGGCCAAAGAAACACCCCGGCCACCCGCCACCACCGCCCCACCTGCACGGCCCCGGGCACGGCCCCGGGCACGGCCCCGCGCACGGCCCGGGCGAATTTGGACCCGACCCGGATTTTGGCCTCGGGCCCGGGACTGATTTCGGTTTCGGGCCCGGCCCCGACTTTGGCTTCGGCCCGGGCCCCGCGCGCGGCCGCCGGGGTGGGCCTGGCCCCGGCCGCCGCAGCCGCCGCGGTGACGTTCGCGCGGCAATCCTGACCTTGCTCACCGACCGCCCCATGCATGGCTACGAAATGATCCAGGAGATCGCCGAACGCAGTCAGGGTATGTGGCGGCCCAGCCCCGGCTCGGTGTATCCGACACTGCAGCTCCTTGACGACGAAGGACTGATCGTCGGCTCCGAAAGTGAGGGCAGTAAAAAGCTTTTCGAGCTGACTGACGAAGGGCGTACTACGGCCGACAAGATCAAGACCCCTCCCTGGGCGCAGATGGCCAAGGGCGTCGACTCGAGTCAGGTCAACCTGCGTACGGCCGTGAATCAATTGCTCGGCGCGGTGGCGCAGTCCGCTTACGTGGGCACCGCCGAACAGAAGCAGCGCATCCTCGCCATCCTGAAGAACGCCCGTCGCGAGATCTACACGCTGCTCGCCGAAGCCGACTAGCCGCGACGGCGCCTGTACAGCGGGGCCGCCTGGGGGACGCGCACCGGCCACGCGCGTCCCCCAGCCCGTGGTCGGGGATTTGTGTCCTCCACCCCGCCCCGTATCCCATTCGCGACACCCCGAAACCGAGGAGTAGTCATCATGCAGCAGCGCGTGCTAGCCGCGACCGCAATCGTGTGCGGAGCGCTCGTAGTGGCGACCGGTGTCGGCCACGGCCTCGCCCACGCCGATCCACCTCCGCCCTGCCCGGGGGGCGCGCCGGGCGGCCCCCCACCGCCGGATTGGGGGGCACCACCCCCGCCACCACCGGGCTTGGGACCGCCACCGCCGGGCTGGGGACCGCCGCCACCACCACCGGGCTGACCGACATCCGGACTGGGCGAAACCCGTTGTGGCACTGCCCCTCCCCCGACCTGGACCCCGATCCGGATCCCTCACCCCGGTGGGCTCCCATCGGACCGGCTCAAGGCATAGAGCATGCAGCCTTTCCAAAGCCTCACGGTTAAAGGTGCGAGGCGCGGCCAGTCAGCGGAACGCAGATCCCTGCTCGCGATCGAGGTAGGTATCGGCCTTGTTCTTGATGAAGAACGTGTAGACGATCAGCGACACCGCGATACACGCGGTCACATAGCCGATGAACATCGGCACCTGATCGCGTGCCTTAAGAGCCTGGTAGATCAGCGGCGCGGTACCGCCGAAGATCGAGTTCGCCAACGCATAGCCAACCCCGACGCCAAGTGCGCGCACGTGCGCGGGGAACAGTTCGGACTTGACCAGCGCATTGATCGAGGAGTATCCGGTCAGAATCACGTAGCCGACGGCGACCAATAGAAACGACGCTGCCGGGGAACGCGTTTCGGGCAGATAGGTAATGAGGACGTAGGTGTAGCTGAGCCCGCCGACACCGAACCACAGCAGCAAAGGCTTACGGCCGACCTTGTCGCTGATCATCCCGCCGACGGGCTGCAGCATCATCAAGAAGATCAGGCCGAATAGGTTGAGCCAGGTGGCGGTCATCGGTTGCGAACCATAGACGCTCTTGACGATCGCAGGTGCGTTGACGCTGTACGTATAGAAGGCGACAGTGCCACCCAGGGTGATCAGGAAACACAGCAGTAGGGGCTTCCCATAGTGGGCGACCAGTTCCCGGATCGAGCCGGAGTCGCGGTCCCGACCGGCCTTGATCGCGGTTAGGCGTTCCTGGCTGAGCGATTCGTCCATGGTGCGCCGCAACCAGAACACCACGATCGCTGCGACACCGCCTACGGCGAAACCGATGCGCCAGCCGAACTGGTGAACCTGTTCGGGGCGCAGCACCGCCAGGATGACCAGCAGGGTGAACTGGGCGAGCACATGCCCACCCACCAGCGTCACATACTGAAACGACGAAAAGTAGCCGCGCCGCTCCCGCGTCGCCGCCTCGGACATATATGTCGCCGACGTGCCGTACTCTCCGCCGGTCGCGAATCCTTGGATGAGCCGGCACAAGATGAGCAGGATCGGCGCACCGACACCGATGCTCGAGCGAGATGGCACCAACGCGACGATCAGCGAACAGGCCGCCATCAGCGACACGCTGAACGTAAGCGCGGCTCGGCGGCCACGGCGATCGGCGAATCGCCCGAAGAACCACGAACCGATGGGCCGGGTCACGAAGGTGACGGCGAAAACCGCGTAGACATACACCATCGAGTTGCGATCGGCCTTATCGAAGAACTGGTCCTCGAAATACGTGGCGAACACGGTGTAGACGTAGACGTCGTACCACTCGACGAGATTGCCCGACGATCCGCGGATCGTGTTCCAGATGGCCCTGCGGGTCTCGGTCCGGCTCGAATGCGTTGGGGGCGCGATCGAAGCGGTCATGTTGTCCTCCGCGCGATTCGCATCGTCGGGTCGGTCGACGGTCACCATGGTGGCCGACGCTATCGCCCTCGGCGCGGTCCGCCGAACCGGGCACAGTCGAGCGCCGCTCACGGGCCCCAGCCTGGCCGATCTCACCCGACTTACCCCACCGGCCGCTCATTAGTGCAACTAATTTCGTTGAAGTCCCTGTGAGCCATAGGACTCCGCGATCGGTTAATGTAGCGTTCAGCTCGTGTTCAGGTGGATGGGACCTCTGACCGAGCCGTGGATGCATTTGCCCGCACAGTTTGGTTGTCCAAGTGGACCTAAGCCATTTCGCGGTCCGTTGTGCACTCGCATTCATTGGACCAGACGCCAGCAACGCCTGTGATGCGCAGGAGGTAGGCGATCAGATCGCTTGACTACCAATCAATCTTGATCTCCCGAGTCGATGCTCGGGCTAATGGGGAGGAATACGCGCGTGGGTTTGACGGCACAACCAGAAATGTTGGCGGCGGCGGCTGAGAGACTCGGTTCCCTGGGTGCAACGCTAAACGCCAGCAATATCGCTGCAGCCGGCCCGACATTGGGTGTGCTGCCCCCAGCCGCCGATGAGGTGTCGTTGCTGCTTGCCACCCAGTTCCGTGCGCATGCGGCGATCTATCAGCAGGTCAGCGCCAAGGCCGCGGTGATCCACGAGCGGTTTGTGACCACGCTGGCCACCTGTGCTAGTTCGTATGCTTCCACCGAGGAAGCCAACAAGATGGCCGCGAGCTAGCTTGATCTGACCAAATCCGGGCAGCGCTAAGCGAAGGAAGAACAGTGGGCGATTTCGAGCTACTACCACCGGAGATCAACTCCACGAATATGTATTCCGGTTCCGGTGCGGAGTCGCTGCTGATCGCGGCCGGGATGTGGGACCAACTGGCTGCCGACCTGTATTCCGCCGCGGAGACGATTCAATCGGTGGTTTGGGGAGTCACCACGGGATCGTGGATGGGTGCGTCGTCGGGCTTGATGGCGGTGGCGGTCGCACCGTACGTGGCGTGGATGAACATCGCCGCGGCGCAGGCCGAGCTGACCGCCGACCAGCTCCGGGCTGCTGCGGCGGCCTACGAGGCGGCATATGAAATGACAGTGCCCCCGGAGCTGGTTGCCCAAAACCGGATCCGGTTGGCGATGCTGACCGCGACCAACATCTTCGGGCAAAACACTACGGCGATGGCGGCCGCCGAGACCGAATACTGCGAGATGTGGGCCCAGGACACGGCCGCGATGTACGGCTATGCGGCCGCAGCTGCGATCGCTACCGATACGTTGACGCCATTCGAGGAAGCCCCGGAGATCACCAACGTCGGTGGGCTCGCCTTGCAGGCCGCCGCAGTGAACGAGGCCTTCGACTCGGCGACGGCCAACCAGCTGATGAACAATGTGCCCGAGGCCCTGTACCAGCTGGCCCTGCCCGCACAAAGCTCCGGGCCGCTTGGCAAGCTGGGTGACGTGTGGAAGGCCATCACACCGCACCTGGGCCCGGTCAGCAACATCGTGTCGATCCTCAACAACCACGTGGGAATGGCCGGTTGCGGTGTGTCGATGCTCAGCACCTTGAGCTCGCTGTTCAAGGGGATGGTTCCCGCGGCGGCCGAGGCCCTGGAGGCCGTGGCAGAAACCGCGGCAGAAACCGGGGTCAGCGCGCTGAGTTCGCTGGGCAGCGGGCTGGGTTTGCAAGGCGTGGGCAGTGGTGTGGCCGCGGGCTTGGGCAAGGCGGTGACGGTCGGCTCGTTCTCGGCGCCGCCGGCCTGGAATGCGGCCACCGAGGCGGTCACACCCGCGGCGCGGGCGTTGCCGCTGGCCAACCTGGTCAGCGACACCCAACCAGCACCCGGACACATGCTGGGCGGGTTGCCGGTGGGGCAGATGGCCAGCGGTGCTGGCGGCGGGGTTAGCAACACGCTGCGGGTGCCGGCGCGGGCCTATGTGATACCCCGCATACCGGCCGCCGGCTAACAACTCCTGGTTTGCAGCCGCGACGGTCGCGCGTTTCCCGGCGGTGTCGGCGTTGTTCCCCGTAGTTGTTGGCGCGCCCTGGCACTCTTAGGCCAAGGGATCCGACTCCCATATCCCTCTCTCGTTGGGGCGGACCCCGCGACATCGAGGGGGCGCAATGGCATTCGAAAAGCCAGCACCGGTGACGGAGTTGACGCAGGAAGTCCGATTCGCGACAACCATGACGGGCGGCGTCAGCCTCGCGATCTGGATGGCCGGTGTCACGCGGGAGATCAACTTGCTCACGCAGGCGTCACAGTGGCGCAGGCTCGGCGGAACGTTCCCGACCAGCAGCCAACTCACCAACGAGTCGGCCGCTTCGCTGCGCCGCTACGCGCAACTCATCGACCTCCTCGACCTGGTTGTCGACGTCGACATCTTGTCCGGGACAAGTGCAGGCGGCATCAACGCGGCGTTGCTCGCGTCATCGCGGGTCACCGGGTCTGATCTAGGTGGGCTCCGCGACCTGTGGCTCGATCTCGGCGCCCTGACCGATCTCCTGCGAGATCCGCGCGACAAGAACACACCGTCCCTCTTGTACGGCGACGAACGCATGTTCGCCGCGCTGGCCAAGCAGCTTCCCAAACTGGCGACCGGGCCGTTCCCGCCGACGGCCTTCCCGGCGGGTGCGCGCACCCCCTCCACCACCCTGTACATCACCACGACGCTATTGACCGGTGAGATAGGCAGATTCACCGACTCGTTTGGCACTCTCGTCCAAGACGTCGATCGCCGCGGTCTGTTCACCTTCACCGAGACCGACCTGGCGCAGCATGACACGGTTCCGGCACTGGCGCTGGCCGCTCGCAGCTCCGCGTCGTTCCCGGTTGCGTTCGAACCCTCCTTCCTCCCGTTTACCAAGGGAACCCCCAAGAAGGGGACCAAGAATGCGGAGGTGCCGGCTCGACCAGCGATGGCGCGCTTCACCAACCTCACCCGGCCGCACTGGGTTACCGATGGCGGCCTGCTCGACAACCGGCCAATCGGCGTGCTGTTCAAGCGCATCTTCGACCGTCCCGCCCGGCGGCCGGTTCGCCGGGTGCTTCTGTTCGTCGTGCCGTCTTCCGGACCCGCACCCGACCCGATGCATGAGCCACCACCGGACAACGTCGACGAGCCACTCGGGCTCATCGACGGGCTCCTCAAGGGTTTGGCCGCGATCACCACCCAGTCGATCGCGGCCGACCTGCGCGCGATCCGCGCCCATCAGGACTGCATGGAGGCGCGCACAGATGCCAAACTGCGGCTTGCAGAGCTGGCGGCGACGCTTCCCGACGGCACCCGCCTGCTCACCCCGTCCCTGCTGACGGACTACCGGACCCGTGAGGCAACCAAGCAGGCTCACGTGCTCACCGACGCGCTGTTGCGCCAGCTCAGCACCTGTCCGCCGGACGCTGGCCGGGCCGCCGAAGGACTGCCCAAGAACTGGGAATCCGAGCTCACCGTCGGCGGTGACGCCGAGAAGGTGTGCCGGCGTCGGATCACCGAGACGATCCTGCTGCGTTGGTCGCAGCCGAGGAACCAGCCGCTCCCGCAGACTCCAGCAGACCTGGCCCGGTTCGGCCAGTCGGCCTACGACCTCGCAAAAGGATGTGCGCTCACCCTCGTCCAGTCGGCGTTCCAGCTGGCACGCGCCGATGCCGATGTCGCTGCCTTGGCGGAACTCACCGAAGCGGTCCACCGGGCATGGCGACCGCCCGCGCCGCTCGATCTGGGTGCGCTGGTCCGGACGGTGTGTAGGAGACCGGCAGTCCGACAAGGGACGCTCGAGAACGCCGCCGACCTGCTCGCCGCGGACTATCTCGAACAATCCACGGTGAACGAGGAAGCCTGGGACCGGCTCGGCGCGGTCTTGGTGAACGCCTACCCGGGCTTGACGCAACTTGCCGCCGGAGCTGCAGCGGACACGGGTGCCCAGGCAGACTCTCCAGTCGCGCGGGACCACGTCGCAGCCGGTCAGCTGACCACGTACCTGACCTATCTGGGGACCTACCAGGGGCGTGCCGACGACCCGCGCAACTCGCGGACCATGGCATGGAAGCTATTCGACCTGGCCACGACGCAGCGGGCGATGCTTCCGGCCGACGCGGACATCGAGCAAGCCCTGGAGCTTGTGCAGGTCAGCGCCGACACCCGCAGCCTGCTCGCCCCGGACTGGCAGACAGCCCAGCAGAAGCTCACCGGCATGCAATTGCATCATTTCGGTGCGTTCTACAAGAGGTCGTGGCGTGCCAATGACTGGATGTGGGGCCGACTCGACGGAGCCGGATGGCTCGTGCACGTGCTACTGGATCCGCGCCGGGTACGCTGGATCGTCAAGGAGCGTGCCGATACCACCGCGCCAGAGAGCCGGGCACAGTGGTTCCTGCGTCAACTCAAAGAACTTGGGGCACCTGACTTTCCGAGTTCGGGATATCCGCTGCCAGCCGTCGGCGGCGGGCCGAGCCAAAACTTGACCGAGGACATGCTGCTCGACGAGCTTGGCTTCCTGGACGACCCCACAAAGCCAATACCCGCCAGCATTCCCCGGACATCGCTGTGGCTGTCGCAAGCGTGGCAGCACCGGATACTCGACGAGGAATTGGACGGGCTGGCCAACACGGTGCTCGACCCGCAGCCGGGCAAAATCGGGGACTGGAGCCCGGCGAGTTCACGAACCTGGGCAACGAAGGTATTGGCCGCGAACCCGGGGGACGCCAAATACGCTCTGCTGAACGAAGATCCGATCGCCCGGGAAACGTTCGCCAGCGACAAGGGCTCACCGCTCATGGCGCACACTGTCGCGAAGGTCGCCGCGACTGCCTCCGGAGCGGCCGGCTCGGTCCGACAGTTGCCCAGCGTTTTGAAGCCACCGCTGATCACGTTGCGAACACTGACCCTCAGTGGATATCGAGTGGTGTCGTTGACCAAAGGCATTGCCAGGTCGATCATCATGGCTGGCGCCGTGCTGCTCGTGCTCGGCATCGCGGCCGCGATCCAGTCCGTAACCGCGTTCGGAGTCACCGGCCTGATCATGGCCGGCACCGGTGGCTATCTCATCGTGATGGGCACCTGGCAGTTCTCCAGCAGGCTACTTTTTGCTCTGTTGTCTTTCTCCGTTGTCGGCGCGGTGCTTGCGCTGGCGACACCCGTGGTGCGCGAATGGCTGTTCGGCACCCAGCAGCAGCCCGGCCTGGTGGGCACTCACGCGTATTGGCTGGGCGCCCAATGGTGGCACCCGCTGATCGTCGTCGCAATCATCGCTTTGGCGGTTGCCGTGATCGCAGCGGCCAGGCCAGGACGAAGGTGACGGCGAGCCACACACGCTGGTTACATCGCATGAAGTCCGT
The nucleotide sequence above comes from Mycobacterium decipiens. Encoded proteins:
- a CDS encoding alpha/beta fold hydrolase — protein: MAPESFSVHGPGGVRIVADRLGDPRARAVVFLHGGGQTRRSWGRAAAAVAERGWQAVTIDLRGHGESDWSSDGDYRVASFAGDVLEVLGNLPARPALVGASLGGFTTMLLAGELAPGVASAVVLVDIVPNMDPSGATRIHAFMAERVESGFGSLDEVADMIAEYNPHRPRPADLDGLVTNLRRRGDRWYWHWDPQFISGTAAFPPIEVTDADRMHAAVAAILRDGVPMLLVRGRMSDLVRQESADQFLLRFPQVEFTDVGGAGHMVAGDRNDIFAAAVLDFLARHVDAG
- a CDS encoding PadR family transcriptional regulator, whose product is MHGPGHGPGHGPAHGPGEFGPDPDFGLGPGTDFGFGPGPDFGFGPGPARGRRGGPGPGRRSRRGDVRAAILTLLTDRPMHGYEMIQEIAERSQGMWRPSPGSVYPTLQLLDDEGLIVGSESEGSKKLFELTDEGRTTADKIKTPPWAQMAKGVDSSQVNLRTAVNQLLGAVAQSAYVGTAEQKQRILAILKNARREIYTLLAEAD
- a CDS encoding MFS transporter; translation: MTASIAPPTHSSRTETRRAIWNTIRGSSGNLVEWYDVYVYTVFATYFEDQFFDKADRNSMVYVYAVFAVTFVTRPIGSWFFGRFADRRGRRAALTFSVSLMAACSLIVALVPSRSSIGVGAPILLILCRLIQGFATGGEYGTSATYMSEAATRERRGYFSSFQYVTLVGGHVLAQFTLLVILAVLRPEQVHQFGWRIGFAVGGVAAIVVFWLRRTMDESLSQERLTAIKAGRDRDSGSIRELVAHYGKPLLLCFLITLGGTVAFYTYSVNAPAIVKSVYGSQPMTATWLNLFGLIFLMMLQPVGGMISDKVGRKPLLLWFGVGGLSYTYVLITYLPETRSPAASFLLVAVGYVILTGYSSINALVKSELFPAHVRALGVGVGYALANSIFGGTAPLIYQALKARDQVPMFIGYVTACIAVSLIVYTFFIKNKADTYLDREQGSAFR
- a CDS encoding PE family protein, encoding MGLTAQPEMLAAAAERLGSLGATLNASNIAAAGPTLGVLPPAADEVSLLLATQFRAHAAIYQQVSAKAAVIHERFVTTLATCASSYASTEEANKMAAS
- a CDS encoding PPE family protein, with translation MGDFELLPPEINSTNMYSGSGAESLLIAAGMWDQLAADLYSAAETIQSVVWGVTTGSWMGASSGLMAVAVAPYVAWMNIAAAQAELTADQLRAAAAAYEAAYEMTVPPELVAQNRIRLAMLTATNIFGQNTTAMAAAETEYCEMWAQDTAAMYGYAAAAAIATDTLTPFEEAPEITNVGGLALQAAAVNEAFDSATANQLMNNVPEALYQLALPAQSSGPLGKLGDVWKAITPHLGPVSNIVSILNNHVGMAGCGVSMLSTLSSLFKGMVPAAAEALEAVAETAAETGVSALSSLGSGLGLQGVGSGVAAGLGKAVTVGSFSAPPAWNAATEAVTPAARALPLANLVSDTQPAPGHMLGGLPVGQMASGAGGGVSNTLRVPARAYVIPRIPAAG
- a CDS encoding patatin-like protein translates to MAFEKPAPVTELTQEVRFATTMTGGVSLAIWMAGVTREINLLTQASQWRRLGGTFPTSSQLTNESAASLRRYAQLIDLLDLVVDVDILSGTSAGGINAALLASSRVTGSDLGGLRDLWLDLGALTDLLRDPRDKNTPSLLYGDERMFAALAKQLPKLATGPFPPTAFPAGARTPSTTLYITTTLLTGEIGRFTDSFGTLVQDVDRRGLFTFTETDLAQHDTVPALALAARSSASFPVAFEPSFLPFTKGTPKKGTKNAEVPARPAMARFTNLTRPHWVTDGGLLDNRPIGVLFKRIFDRPARRPVRRVLLFVVPSSGPAPDPMHEPPPDNVDEPLGLIDGLLKGLAAITTQSIAADLRAIRAHQDCMEARTDAKLRLAELAATLPDGTRLLTPSLLTDYRTREATKQAHVLTDALLRQLSTCPPDAGRAAEGLPKNWESELTVGGDAEKVCRRRITETILLRWSQPRNQPLPQTPADLARFGQSAYDLAKGCALTLVQSAFQLARADADVAALAELTEAVHRAWRPPAPLDLGALVRTVCRRPAVRQGTLENAADLLAADYLEQSTVNEEAWDRLGAVLVNAYPGLTQLAAGAAADTGAQADSPVARDHVAAGQLTTYLTYLGTYQGRADDPRNSRTMAWKLFDLATTQRAMLPADADIEQALELVQVSADTRSLLAPDWQTAQQKLTGMQLHHFGAFYKRSWRANDWMWGRLDGAGWLVHVLLDPRRVRWIVKERADTTAPESRAQWFLRQLKELGAPDFPSSGYPLPAVGGGPSQNLTEDMLLDELGFLDDPTKPIPASIPRTSLWLSQAWQHRILDEELDGLANTVLDPQPGKIGDWSPASSRTWATKVLAANPGDAKYALLNEDPIARETFASDKGSPLMAHTVAKVAATASGAAGSVRQLPSVLKPPLITLRTLTLSGYRVVSLTKGIARSIIMAGAVLLVLGIAAAIQSVTAFGVTGLIMAGTGGYLIVMGTWQFSSRLLFALLSFSVVGAVLALATPVVREWLFGTQQQPGLVGTHAYWLGAQWWHPLIVVAIIALAVAVIAAARPGRR